The window ACGAAGATAGCCCGATGAATTATAAAGACAATGCCTACCACTTTAGGCAAGACAGTACTTTTTTATATTATTTCGGTATAAACGAACCTTTACTGGCTGCGTTTATCGACCTCGATACCGATAAAACCATTTTGTTTGGCAACGAAATGGGTATTGATGATATTGTTTGGATGGGCAGGCAGAAAACCCTGAAAGAAAAAAGCATCGATTCGGGTTTAACAGAAGTGAAGCCACTCGATAAGCTAGATGATTATCTTCAAAAAGCAGTAGAAAAAAAACAGGAGGTACATTTCTTACCGCCTTACCGTGCCGAAAATAAAATTAAACTCAGCCATTGGTTAAATATTCCAATCGGTCAGTTAAAAGAAAAGGCATCATTAACTTTTATTAAAGCGGTTGTAGCCCAACGATCAATTAAAGGTCCTGAAGAAATAGCAGAGTTAAACCATGCGGCAGCTTTATCGGCCGATATTCATTTAATGGTGATGCAGCAAGCCAGACCTGGCATGTACGAACGCGAGCTTGCCGCAAAAATTGAAGGTGCTGCGTTAGCTACGGGTGGAAATATTGCCTATCCGGTTATTTTAACCGTACGTGGCGAAATTTTACACAATCATTTTCACGGTAACCAGTTGCAGGATGGCCAAATGGTTTTAAACGATTCGGGTGTGGAAACTGCTTTGGGTTATGCCGGCGATCTTACCCGTACCTTTCCAGTAGGTAAGAAATTTACCGCCGAGCAAAAAGATGTATATGATGTGGTATTAAAGGCCTACACCGATGCGAAAAACATGCTGGCTCCCGGTGTAAGGTACTTGGATGTGCATTTAACCTCGTGCAGAACACTGGCACAAGGCCTTAAAGATATAGGTTTGATGAAAGGAAATGTTGAAGATGCTGTAGCCGCTGGTGCACATGCGATGTTTTTTCAGTGCGGAACAGGTCACATGATGGGACTCGATGTACACGATATGGAAGACCTGGGCGAACAATATGTGGGATACACCGACGATTTGCTTAAAAACACCACACAATTTGGCTTAAAATCGCTAAGGTTAGGTAAAGCACTCGAAACCGGTTATGTATTAACGGTAGAGCCTGGTGTGTACATTATTCCAGAGTTGATAGATCGCTGGAAAGCCGAAAATCAGTTTAGTGAATACATTAATTACAATAAGTTGGAGCAGTTCAGACATTTTAGCGGGATTAGGGTTGAAGATGATTTCCTGATTACCGATAACGGGAGTAACATGCTGGGCAAACATCTGGCCATTACCACTGATGAAGTAGAAGCACTGAGAAGTGAAGCTTACTAACAAAGCAGGAGAGATAGCAGGGCCGGACTAACCGATGAAACACTGCAATCGCTTCTCAAAATAAATTGGCTGATGCCGGTAAATGATATGAAAAAAACAACATTTTGTTATTTGACAGTGCTTTTTGCCTGTTTTACTACCCTGCTTTTTGCACAAACGCCTAAAAAGGTTTACACACTGGCCGATACTTTACGGGGCAGTTTAAATGCAGAACGTACCTGGTGGGATGTGCAACGCTATGAGCTTTCGGTTACGCCCGATTATAACGACAAAAGCATTACCGGTTCGAATAAAATTGTGTACAAGGTAGTAGAGCCTAACAATGGTAAAACGCGTATGCAGATCGATTTGCAGGAGCCTTTAATTATTGACAGTGTTTTGTATAACGGAAAAGCACAGCTAAAATTTGAGCATACCGGAAGCGTTTGGTATGTACATGTTCCTGCGCAAAAATTATCGGTGCTCAACAATGTGGAGTTATTTTATCATGGCAAGGTACATCAGGCTAAACGGGCACCCTGGGATGGCGGTTTTATTTTTACAACCGATTCGCTTTCGCGGCCATGGATGACAGTCGCCTGCCAGGGCCTGGGCGCTTCGGTTTGGTACCCCAATAAAGACCACCAGAGCGATGAACCCGATCGCGGTGCTTCTTTAGCCATGACAGTGCCAGATACGCTTGTGGCAGTAGGGAATGGCCGTTTGGTATTTAAAAAGAATAATGGCAATGGTACTGCAACTTACAAGTATAACGTGCAGAATCCAATCAGCAATTATTGCATTATCCCCTACATTGGCAAGTATGTTAATTTTAAAGAAAAATATGCCGGCGAAAAAGGTGCGCTTGATGTAAATTACTGGGTGCTCGATTACAATTATCCCAAAGCCAAAACTTACATGCCCGATCAGGTACATAAAATGATGAAGAGTATGGAGCACTGGTTTGGCCCTTATCCCTTTTACGAAGATGGCTACCAGTTAATCGATGCTTCGCATACCGGAATGGAGCATCAATCGGCCGTTTCTTATGGCAACCGCTATAAATTTGGTTACATGGGACGCGATATGTCTGGCAATGGTTGGGGACTGAAATGGGACTTTATCATCATCCACGAAAGTGGTCACGAGTGGTTTGGCAACAACATTACCACCAACGATTTGGCTGATATGTGGGTACACGAAGGCTTTACGAACTACAGCGAAACCCTGTTTGTTGATTATATTTTTGGCAACAAAGCCGGTAACGAATACAATTTCGGAATTAGAAAAGGCATTCGCAACGATAGCCCAATCATTCCGGCTTATGGTGTAAACGCTCAGGGTAGTGGCGATATGTACCCTAAAGGAGGCAATATGCTGCACGCCATCAGACACAGTTTAAATAACGATGCCCTTTTCAGGTCGGTTTTGCGTGGACTTAACCAAACCTTTTACCATAAAACTGTTACTACTGCTCAAATAGAAAACTATATTTCCAAAAAAACAGGCTTTAACTATGCCAAGGTTTTTGATCAATACCTGCGCACTACACAAATACCAACCTTTGAGTATTATGTAGAAAATGGTAAGGCTTTTTACCGTTATAGTAATTGTGTAAAGGGCTTCAACCTGCCTTTATCGTTAAGCAAAGCAGGTGTGAAAACCTTAAAAATTATCCCTTCGCAAAGCTGGCAGCAGGTTGTGCTGGCTAAAAGCCAGGAGGAGTTGTTTACCAAAACCGGCATCGAATTTATGTATTACCTCGATGTAAAAAACACGAAGTAAAATTTAAAAACATCCGCAGTTAAGATTTAATGGTATCCTTAAAAAAGGATACCATTTTTTGTATCATCCGGTTTTGATGATACGCTTCCATTTGTTCCTGCTCCCTCGACTGATCCAAATTGCATATTTATAGCCAATATTGGTTAATATCCAATAATACGGGGGCAGCACGATCCAGTACCTTTGAATGTTGTTTAATGGGTTAATTATTAACGTTAACCAATGTTTAGCGATTTTAACCTATGAAGTTTACAGACAACCGCTAATTTTTTAAATCTTAATTATTAAAAACATAATAGTACAATGAGTATCAAATGGACAGGGGTTTTCCCAGCTGTAACTACAAAATTCACAGCAAACGACGAATTAGATTTTCCTGCCTTCGATTTAAATATTGAAGCACAATTAGAAGCAGGTGCTGAAGGAATTATTTTAGGCGGATCGCTTGGCGAAGCCAGTGTATTGAGCGATGAAGAGAAATTCGGATTGTTATCGCATACCTTAACATTGGTAAACGGTCGTGTGCCTGTTTTATTGAACATTGCCGAGGCTACCACTAAAAAAGCAATTGAAGTGGCTAAAAAAGCCGAATCGCTGGGTGCACAAGGTTTAATGTTGTTGCCGCCAATGCGCTACAATGCTGCTCCCGATGAAACTTTAGCTTTTTTTGGCGCCATAGCCGAAAGCACCAGCCTTCCAATTATGATTTATAACAACCCGGTTGATTATAAAATTGAAGTAACCCTGGATATGTTTGAGGTGTTAACCAAATACGATAATATCCAGGCGATTAAAGAATCGACCAGAGATGTATCTAACGTAACCCGTTTAATTAACCGTTTTGGTGATCGCTTTAAAATTTTTACCGGAGTAGATCCACTTGCAATGGAGAGTATTGTAATGGGGGCACACGGTTGGGTTGCTGGTTTGGTTGATGCTTTTCCGAGAGAAACAGTTGCAATTTTCAGGTTAATTAAAGAAAACCGCATTGCCGAAGCCTTAACCATTTACCGTTGGTTTTTACCTGTACTTGAGCTGGATATTCACGCTAAACTGGTACAATATATTAAACTGGCCGAAGTGGCTACCGGATTGGGAACTGAAGCCGTTAGGGCGCCACGTTTACCAATCAGCGGTGCAGAAAGAGAAAAAGTACTTAAAATTATTAACGACGCATTAGCTGTTCGTCCGGTATTACCTACAGGTAGCTGGGGCAAATAGTTTTAATAACCAGATATGAACGGAAAAAATATTGTAGCCGGTACTTATTCAGAAATTAATGAAAAAAGCCTTAAAGCCGTTAATCCTGCAACAGGATTAACGCTTGAAGGCGATTTTTTTAAAGCCAGCCAAAGCCTTGTTGATGATGCACTAACATCAGCAACCAGTGCTTTTCAGGGGTATAGAAACTTAAATAAAGACCTTAAAGCCGCTTTTCTAAATGCCATAGCCGATGAAATTACAGCTATTGGCGAAGAACTGGTAAACCGGGCTTCGGCCGAAAGTGGTTTACCTTTGGCGCGTTTACAGGGCGAATTGGGGCGTACTACAGGTCAGTTAAGGTTATTTGCCAATGTGGTAGCCGAAGGCTCATGGGTAGATGCCATTATTGATACAGCATTGCCCGAGCGCCAACCCTTACCACGACCAGATATCAGAAGAATGTTGATTCCAATTGGTCCGGTAGTGGTCTTTGGGGCGAGTAATTTTCCACTAGCCTTTTCTGTGGCCGGGGGCGATACAGCATCTGCATTGGCTGCCGGTTGTCCGGTAGTGGTAAAAGCACACCCTGCGCATTTGGGTACAAGCGCGTTGGTAGGTGGTGCAATTGTTAAAGCTGCCGAAAAAACGGGTATGCCTAAAGGTATTTTCTCTTTGCTGTACGATGATGCTTATACTGTTGGCGCAGCTTTAGTGCAGCATCCTTTAACCAAAGCGGTTACTTTTACCGGTTCGTTTAAAGGTGGTATGGCTTTGATTAACCTTGCGCAGCAGCGCGTGCAGCCTATTCCGGTTTTTGCCGAAATGGGCAGTATTAATCCGGTAATCTTTTTGCCAAAGGCGATCGAAAACCAGGCCGAAGAACTGGCTAAAAAATATGCTGCATCCATTACTTTGGGCGCTGGTCAGTTTTGTACCAACCCTGGTTTGCTGCTTGCTGTACAATCGCCCGAATTGGAAAATTTTAAAACCGTTTTAAAAGAAGCCATTACTGTTATTCCATCAGCTACCATGCTTACCGAAGGTATTGCCCAAAACTATAGTAAACTCTCGGCAGGTATTGTAAATGAAGGTGGTGTTGCACTTTTGTCGGCATCGACGGTGAAAAACAATGAACTTCAAAATCAATCGGAAGCTAAAATTGCGCAGGTAAGTGCCAGCGATTTTATCAGTAACCCGAAACTACGTGAGGAAATTTTTGGCCCGTATTCTTTACTGGTAGTGGCAGAAAATGTAGCAGAGCTTGAAAACGCTGTTGAGGTATTGGAAGGGCAACTTACCGCTACTTTGATGGCCGATAAGGAAGAACTTCAAAATTATCAGGCTTTGATTAATAAATTAACCGATAAAACCGGAAGGATCATCCTGAATGGAGTGCCAACAGGGGTAGAAGTTTGTGCAGCCATGCAACATGGTGGACCATTTCCGGCCACGAACGATAGCCGCTTTACTTCGGTAGGCTCGACCGCTATTAACCGTTTTGCCCGTCCGTTGGCTTACCAGGATTGGGAACAAGGTTTATTACCAGATGAACTGAAAAACGAGAATCCTTTAGGTATTTTCAGAACGGTGAACCAGAAATTAACGAAATCTTATGAGTAAAACATTTTTTTGTGTAGATGCACATACTTGCGGAAATCCGGTTAGGTTGGTTGCCGGTGGCGGCCCACAGCTTATTGGTGCCAACATGAGTGAGAAACGGCAACATTTTTTAAAAGAGTTTGATTGGATCAGGACAGGTTTAATGTTCGAGCCAAGAGGGCATGATATGATGTCGGGTAGTATTCTTTACCCGCCTCACGATCCGAAAAATGATGTTGCTGTGCTGTTTATAGAAACCAGCGGTTGTTTGCCCATGTGTGGCCATGGTACAATAGGCACCATTACCATTGCTGTTGAAGAAGGCTTGATTAAGCCCAAAGTACCGGGCGTAATCAGAATGGAGGCACCTGCAGGATTGGTTTTAATTGAATACAAACAAGAAGGCAAAAAAGTAAAATCGGTGAAGCTTAAAAATGTGGCTTCTTACCTTGCTGCAGAAAACCTGGAGGTAGAATGCCCCGATTTAGGATTGCTTACTTTTGACGTAGCTTACGGTGGAAATTTCTATGCCATTGTTGATCCGCAAAAGAACTTTCCCGGGCTCGAAAATTATACCGCTTCGCAACTGATTACCTGGAGCCAGACCATCAGAAAACGCATTAACGAAAAATATACTTTTGTACATCCTTTAGATCCGACCATTAACGGCTGTAGCCATGTATTGTGGACCGGAAAAA is drawn from Pedobacter sp. HDW13 and contains these coding sequences:
- a CDS encoding aminopeptidase P family protein, producing the protein MFQKEVYLQRRAALKSKVNSGILLFMGNEDSPMNYKDNAYHFRQDSTFLYYFGINEPLLAAFIDLDTDKTILFGNEMGIDDIVWMGRQKTLKEKSIDSGLTEVKPLDKLDDYLQKAVEKKQEVHFLPPYRAENKIKLSHWLNIPIGQLKEKASLTFIKAVVAQRSIKGPEEIAELNHAAALSADIHLMVMQQARPGMYERELAAKIEGAALATGGNIAYPVILTVRGEILHNHFHGNQLQDGQMVLNDSGVETALGYAGDLTRTFPVGKKFTAEQKDVYDVVLKAYTDAKNMLAPGVRYLDVHLTSCRTLAQGLKDIGLMKGNVEDAVAAGAHAMFFQCGTGHMMGLDVHDMEDLGEQYVGYTDDLLKNTTQFGLKSLRLGKALETGYVLTVEPGVYIIPELIDRWKAENQFSEYINYNKLEQFRHFSGIRVEDDFLITDNGSNMLGKHLAITTDEVEALRSEAY
- a CDS encoding M1 family metallopeptidase, with translation MKKTTFCYLTVLFACFTTLLFAQTPKKVYTLADTLRGSLNAERTWWDVQRYELSVTPDYNDKSITGSNKIVYKVVEPNNGKTRMQIDLQEPLIIDSVLYNGKAQLKFEHTGSVWYVHVPAQKLSVLNNVELFYHGKVHQAKRAPWDGGFIFTTDSLSRPWMTVACQGLGASVWYPNKDHQSDEPDRGASLAMTVPDTLVAVGNGRLVFKKNNGNGTATYKYNVQNPISNYCIIPYIGKYVNFKEKYAGEKGALDVNYWVLDYNYPKAKTYMPDQVHKMMKSMEHWFGPYPFYEDGYQLIDASHTGMEHQSAVSYGNRYKFGYMGRDMSGNGWGLKWDFIIIHESGHEWFGNNITTNDLADMWVHEGFTNYSETLFVDYIFGNKAGNEYNFGIRKGIRNDSPIIPAYGVNAQGSGDMYPKGGNMLHAIRHSLNNDALFRSVLRGLNQTFYHKTVTTAQIENYISKKTGFNYAKVFDQYLRTTQIPTFEYYVENGKAFYRYSNCVKGFNLPLSLSKAGVKTLKIIPSQSWQQVVLAKSQEELFTKTGIEFMYYLDVKNTK
- a CDS encoding dihydrodipicolinate synthase family protein, with the protein product MSIKWTGVFPAVTTKFTANDELDFPAFDLNIEAQLEAGAEGIILGGSLGEASVLSDEEKFGLLSHTLTLVNGRVPVLLNIAEATTKKAIEVAKKAESLGAQGLMLLPPMRYNAAPDETLAFFGAIAESTSLPIMIYNNPVDYKIEVTLDMFEVLTKYDNIQAIKESTRDVSNVTRLINRFGDRFKIFTGVDPLAMESIVMGAHGWVAGLVDAFPRETVAIFRLIKENRIAEALTIYRWFLPVLELDIHAKLVQYIKLAEVATGLGTEAVRAPRLPISGAEREKVLKIINDALAVRPVLPTGSWGK
- a CDS encoding aldehyde dehydrogenase (NADP(+)), producing MNGKNIVAGTYSEINEKSLKAVNPATGLTLEGDFFKASQSLVDDALTSATSAFQGYRNLNKDLKAAFLNAIADEITAIGEELVNRASAESGLPLARLQGELGRTTGQLRLFANVVAEGSWVDAIIDTALPERQPLPRPDIRRMLIPIGPVVVFGASNFPLAFSVAGGDTASALAAGCPVVVKAHPAHLGTSALVGGAIVKAAEKTGMPKGIFSLLYDDAYTVGAALVQHPLTKAVTFTGSFKGGMALINLAQQRVQPIPVFAEMGSINPVIFLPKAIENQAEELAKKYAASITLGAGQFCTNPGLLLAVQSPELENFKTVLKEAITVIPSATMLTEGIAQNYSKLSAGIVNEGGVALLSASTVKNNELQNQSEAKIAQVSASDFISNPKLREEIFGPYSLLVVAENVAELENAVEVLEGQLTATLMADKEELQNYQALINKLTDKTGRIILNGVPTGVEVCAAMQHGGPFPATNDSRFTSVGSTAINRFARPLAYQDWEQGLLPDELKNENPLGIFRTVNQKLTKSYE
- a CDS encoding 4-hydroxyproline epimerase yields the protein MSKTFFCVDAHTCGNPVRLVAGGGPQLIGANMSEKRQHFLKEFDWIRTGLMFEPRGHDMMSGSILYPPHDPKNDVAVLFIETSGCLPMCGHGTIGTITIAVEEGLIKPKVPGVIRMEAPAGLVLIEYKQEGKKVKSVKLKNVASYLAAENLEVECPDLGLLTFDVAYGGNFYAIVDPQKNFPGLENYTASQLITWSQTIRKRINEKYTFVHPLDPTINGCSHVLWTGKTIDPTSTARNAVFYGDKAIDRSPCGTGTSARLAQWFAKGKLKQGEDFIHESFIGSKFIGRVEEVVDLNGIKAIIPSVEGWAKVYGYNTIKIDAEDDPYAHGFQVI